A single Tumebacillus sp. BK434 DNA region contains:
- a CDS encoding penicillin acylase family protein yields the protein MLKKIMIVSLSVLLVLIAAASGGSYYMVQRALPTIEGEILTAVEKPVRIVRDQYGVPHVYAETEKDLFFAQGYVQAQDRMFQMELSRRSIGGRLAEVMGDKMVQVDHFNRTIGFRRAAEEGMSKVNPETMKALQSFADGVNAYIEDHQDNLPVEYTMLGFKPEPWTPLDSLSIGKYMAWELGTNMRTELFMGVALPKLDNEKLMSLLFQYQDANPTIVRQTEMEKAIEVDQAEERPKAALSKETVDSIFAALDLTEQKALPGEGLGSNNWVVSGKKTESGKPLLANDMHLGLGAPSTFYQNHLVMPGKYNVSGAIFPGVPGVIVGHNEKVAWGFTNLAPDVQDLFIEKQNPNNPHQFEYDGKWYDAKVIQEEIKVKGAESVKAEIVVTRHGPVITNTLDTYVSKDQAPSQTIRTAEKVEQPLALRWTAHDATDEITAMLSFDKAQNYTEFEAAMKLFQAPAQNVVYADVEGNIAYHAMGSIPIRSKGDGLSPVPGWSSEYEWKGYIAWDELPHAINPEKGYFASANNKPVDGDYPYHISYDYDLPYRATRITQMIEEKDKLTLEDMERMQSDWLNLQAKEHGPVFIKALESAKLNDTEQKAFDVLKKWFENPIDDPQLAGPVVYHAMYNKMYTRFFEPHLTEEFFYHFNRTAMPNYGLEVILRDPDPIWFKGTDDTKEKAIVDSFKQAVAWMADENGKNPEKWQWGKVHTITLAHPLGSIKPLNLLYNNGPYEYGGSNGTVGMAGFSRGKPFSIVLGAPWRFVIDMNDVNGAKDALTMGASGQLGSDHYQDQTDLWLEGRYKTMHYTDADVEANGERTLTLQPE from the coding sequence GTGCTTAAGAAAATTATGATCGTCTCGCTGTCGGTGCTGCTCGTTCTGATCGCAGCCGCCAGCGGAGGCAGTTATTACATGGTGCAGCGTGCGCTGCCGACGATCGAAGGCGAGATCCTGACCGCCGTCGAGAAGCCGGTGCGCATCGTGCGCGACCAATACGGCGTGCCGCACGTGTACGCGGAAACGGAAAAAGACCTGTTCTTCGCGCAAGGCTATGTGCAAGCCCAAGACCGCATGTTCCAAATGGAACTTTCCCGCCGCAGCATCGGCGGGCGCCTCGCGGAAGTGATGGGCGATAAGATGGTCCAAGTCGACCACTTCAACCGCACGATCGGATTCCGCCGCGCGGCCGAAGAAGGCATGTCGAAAGTCAATCCGGAAACGATGAAAGCCCTGCAAAGCTTCGCCGACGGCGTCAACGCCTACATCGAGGACCACCAGGACAACCTGCCTGTCGAATACACGATGCTCGGCTTCAAGCCGGAGCCGTGGACTCCGCTCGACTCTTTGTCGATCGGCAAATACATGGCATGGGAACTCGGCACCAACATGCGCACCGAGCTGTTCATGGGCGTTGCGCTCCCGAAGCTGGATAATGAAAAGCTGATGTCCCTGCTGTTCCAATACCAAGACGCCAATCCGACCATCGTCCGCCAGACCGAAATGGAAAAAGCGATCGAAGTCGACCAAGCAGAAGAGCGTCCGAAAGCGGCTTTGTCCAAAGAGACGGTCGACAGCATCTTCGCCGCGCTCGACTTGACCGAGCAAAAAGCGCTGCCGGGCGAAGGCCTCGGCTCGAACAACTGGGTCGTCTCCGGCAAGAAGACCGAGTCGGGCAAACCTTTGCTTGCCAATGACATGCATTTGGGTCTTGGCGCACCGTCGACCTTCTATCAGAACCATCTGGTCATGCCTGGCAAATACAACGTCTCCGGCGCGATCTTCCCGGGTGTGCCCGGCGTCATCGTCGGCCACAACGAAAAAGTCGCCTGGGGCTTCACCAACCTCGCCCCGGACGTGCAAGACCTCTTTATTGAGAAGCAAAATCCGAACAACCCGCACCAGTTCGAATATGATGGCAAATGGTACGACGCGAAAGTGATCCAAGAAGAGATCAAAGTCAAAGGCGCCGAATCGGTCAAAGCGGAGATCGTCGTCACCCGCCACGGTCCGGTCATCACCAACACGCTCGACACCTATGTCTCCAAAGACCAGGCGCCGTCGCAGACGATCCGCACGGCAGAAAAAGTCGAGCAGCCGCTGGCGCTGCGCTGGACGGCGCACGATGCGACCGACGAGATCACCGCGATGCTCAGCTTTGACAAAGCGCAGAACTACACCGAGTTTGAAGCGGCGATGAAACTGTTCCAAGCGCCGGCCCAAAACGTCGTCTACGCCGACGTCGAAGGCAACATCGCCTACCATGCGATGGGTTCGATCCCGATCCGCAGCAAAGGCGACGGTCTGTCGCCGGTGCCGGGCTGGTCGAGCGAATATGAATGGAAAGGCTACATCGCCTGGGACGAACTGCCGCATGCGATCAACCCGGAAAAAGGGTATTTTGCCTCGGCGAACAACAAGCCGGTCGACGGCGATTATCCGTACCATATCTCCTATGACTACGACCTGCCGTACCGCGCGACCCGCATCACCCAGATGATCGAGGAGAAGGACAAGCTGACCCTCGAAGACATGGAGCGCATGCAAAGCGACTGGCTGAACCTGCAAGCCAAAGAGCACGGCCCGGTGTTCATCAAGGCGCTGGAAAGCGCCAAGCTGAACGATACGGAGCAAAAGGCGTTTGACGTGCTGAAAAAGTGGTTTGAGAACCCGATTGACGACCCGCAGTTGGCAGGTCCGGTCGTCTATCACGCGATGTACAACAAGATGTACACCCGCTTCTTTGAACCGCACCTGACCGAAGAGTTTTTCTATCATTTCAACCGCACGGCGATGCCGAACTACGGTCTGGAAGTCATTTTGCGCGACCCGGACCCGATCTGGTTCAAAGGCACCGACGACACGAAGGAAAAAGCGATCGTCGATTCCTTCAAACAAGCGGTGGCCTGGATGGCCGACGAAAACGGCAAGAACCCGGAGAAATGGCAGTGGGGCAAAGTCCACACCATCACTCTCGCCCATCCGCTGGGCAGCATCAAGCCGCTCAACCTGCTCTACAACAACGGTCCGTACGAATACGGCGGCTCCAATGGCACCGTCGGCATGGCCGGCTTCTCGCGCGGCAAACCGTTCAGCATCGTGCTCGGTGCACCGTGGCGTTTTGTGATCGATATGAACGATGTGAACGGTGCCAAAGACGCGTTGACCATGGGCGCGTCCGGACAGCTCGGCTCTGACCACTATCAAGACCAGACCGACCTCTGGCTGGAAGGCCGTTACAAGACGATGCACTATACAGATGCGGATGTCGAAGCGAACGGTGAGCGCACACTGACCTTGCAACCCGAATAA
- a CDS encoding non-ribosomal peptide synthetase: MVDNRVNFATLVELLQTRAQSWGDRDAFAFLGDDGEERITYAELDRKARAVGAVLQSLGAEGERALLLYQPGLDYIIAFFGCLYAGVFAIPAYPPRQNGNLDRLQAIVKDSEAKYALTSSAILSGVEKRFGDTNTLSDLAWVNSDEVLDAEADKWQQPEIGPQTLAFLQYTSGSTSAPKGVMLTHGNLLSNLELIKSSFETSEADRCVIWLPPYHDMGLIGGILQPLYAGFYTTLMAPVAFVQRPLRWLQEISRTKATVSGGPNFAYELCLDKITPEQRDLLDLSHWSVAFTGAEPIRQETLDRFAEYFAPCGFKKEAFYPCYGLAEGTLFVTGGKKTELPIANSFDGEELEHNRAIIVTEELEGTRTLVSSGRSPQAQKVRVVDHETFTVCGEEQVGEIWVSGPSVAQGYWNRPEQTQATFGAMIPETGEGPFLRTGDLGFLKDGELYVTGRMKDLIIIRGRNHYPQDIEFTVQECHPAIATGNLAAFSVLIDEEERLVITAEVERSMRRSNLDEVVATVRQAVAEAHELQVYGVVLLKPASIPKTSSGKIQRHACKDRFQHGGLEVLKSDVLDRTVANAEGEEASDVQLSRADLLAVAGEARSARLEQFLLARAAEALKVSPASVGRDKPLGALGMDSLTAVELKHEIEESLGVDLPLAVLLEGPSVATLTQGVLQELDEAAEVQADSKPMTPGEYPLSHGQRALYFLQQLNPNSAAYHIASAVQIGAGLDVAKLRAALATLVLRHPLLRTTFAYNGGEPLQVVHAALEVPMTVADSAAWSDVQVQTDMSGRVNESFDLEKGPLLRVNLYPRQGGEHVLLLAMHHIIVDFWSLGVIVQELSALYGGQELPAAGTAYADFAGWQTELLNGKAGAAALDYWQQELAGELPVLNLPTDNPRPSAQSTIGATLSRKLSPALTASVKQAAQAHGTTVFTTLLAAYQVLLHRYSGQDDILVGTPTAGRGKARYADTVGYFVNPVVVRGDLSANPTFAELLQAATQKVRGALAHQDYPFPLLVEKLAPKRDQSYSPIFQAMFVLQKSHLDQDALTGFALNDSGAEMLLGDLPLQAWALERRAAQFDITLMMAEVNGQLVASFEYDLGLFDSATIERMAAHYEILLAALVSQPALAVGEVSMLPAAERERLLVEWNRTAVDFGADGALHRLFEAQAARTPDAVAVVVEDRRLTYRELNEAANRLAHLLQRSGVAADVFVGVCMERSPEMVVSLLATLKAGGAYVPLDPSYPQERLRFILEDAQPPVLLTQAHLQELLPADAGEVLLVDREDISGEIAENLTASVTSDNLAYVIFTSGSTGRPKGAMLPHRAICNHMLWMLREFGIGEQDRVLQKTPFGFDASVWEFWAPLLAGGQLVLAKPGGHQDPVYLAEAVKAHGITLMQLVPSLLTLMLNGKLLSGADTLRHVFAGGEVLSPRDATEMFYQLPNAQLVNLYGPTEACIDTTSWRVVFDPHADPEVEEWVQLSHFWQQPIPIGRPIANAQVFLLDAHLNPVPTGVAGELHIGGAGLARGYVGRPDLTAEKFIDTQYGRLYKTGDLARWLADGTLDFLGRIDDQVKVRGFRIELGEIEAVLLRHEGVQEAVVIAREDALGDQRLVAYVVAAGELAALDLRDFAQRILPDYMVPSAYVQLEAFPLLPNGKVNRRALPRPEATQPGEYVAPRNEVESTLAWIFSLLLGAPQVGITDNFFDLGGHSLLAIQAVARISDILQVQLDLRTLFEHPTVERLAQQIERMERKALPPIRKADRTGHLPLSFAQERLWFFEELQGGTAAYNIPGGLRLRGSLDIAALEQSLNLILTRHEALRTSFATVDGQPKQVIADAAKVPFAVIDLLGLPEADREMEAVRIMNEEARKPFTLSEVPLVRANLLRMGNEDHILLLTLHHIVADGWSLGILMRHLTWFYLALTQGNLLPDFELPIQYADYAQWQKGLGPVIDGQLGYWKQQLGGELTVLQLPTDKPRPAVKTYNGASRALTLGQRLSEAVNRLAQQSGVTLYMTLLAAFQSLLYRYTGQDDILVGSPAAGRNRVEVSDLIGFFVNTLVMRTRLNEGELTFQELLLRVRDTSIDAFANQDVPFEMLLDELQPERNMSQTPLFQVMFALQNAPFDLTMPGLETKLLEGDSGTAKFDLTLQATETERGIELKLEYNTDLYEAATIDRMLGHYATLLQGAVAAPDQKLKALPLLTDAEEQQQLVEWNRTAADYPSDATLHSLFEAWVEQQPETVAVVCGDSRLTYAELNARANRLAHALQKQGVGPDAFVGICLERSPELLVAIFGTLKAGGAYVPLDPAHPKDRLRFILDDAKPSVLLTQASLLEIFAGAGVPTLLLDSTGEAFANESAANPPQAVTPDRLSYMLYTSGTTGLPKGALLQHRGVVNMLHDFITRKQVEPGAPFALWANYGFDLSVLEMFTCFMDGGSLHIMPDEFRSDSLAYFRWLEEHSIECGFIAPFMVKDFIQWLDEQPRKICLQRILIGVEPVLEPLVAELVQRLPELLVINGYGPTEASICATLYTFDPAMVSERNLPIGRAVQNTELYIFDPHQQLVPVGVTGELYVGGTGLARGYLNRAELNAERFVPHPFKPGERLYRTGDVVRYLPDGNIEYVSRIDHQVKVRGYRIELGEIEAVLTQHPKVLQTVVLARADGGDKYIAAYIVPQGDEAPTSAELRRDLKDKLPIYMIPSAFVMLDAIPLTTNGKVDRKALPEPVMSRTVEYVAPRTPAEAKMADIWAEVLGVEKVGIHDNFFDLGGHSLLATQLVTRVRTAFSVELPVRSLFEVATIAELGAMVESLQQKEAAAPPQPELKKLNRQARKL; encoded by the coding sequence ATGGTGGATAACCGCGTGAATTTTGCAACCTTGGTCGAGCTGTTGCAGACTCGAGCACAGAGCTGGGGCGACCGGGATGCGTTTGCATTTTTGGGAGATGACGGAGAGGAACGCATTACGTACGCCGAACTGGACCGCAAGGCGCGGGCTGTCGGCGCGGTTTTGCAATCCTTAGGTGCGGAAGGCGAGCGCGCGCTCCTGTTGTACCAGCCAGGGCTTGACTATATCATCGCATTTTTTGGCTGCCTGTATGCCGGAGTGTTCGCCATCCCGGCCTACCCGCCGCGCCAAAACGGCAACCTCGATCGCCTGCAGGCGATCGTCAAAGACTCGGAAGCGAAATACGCGTTGACCTCATCGGCGATCTTGTCCGGGGTGGAAAAACGCTTCGGCGATACAAATACGCTGAGCGATCTGGCTTGGGTGAACAGCGATGAGGTGCTCGATGCGGAAGCGGACAAGTGGCAGCAGCCGGAGATCGGCCCGCAGACGCTTGCCTTCCTGCAGTACACGTCCGGCTCGACGTCGGCGCCCAAAGGGGTCATGCTGACGCACGGCAACCTGCTTTCGAACCTGGAGCTGATCAAAAGCAGCTTCGAAACGTCGGAGGCGGATCGCTGTGTCATCTGGCTGCCTCCTTATCATGACATGGGCTTGATCGGCGGGATCTTGCAGCCGCTGTACGCCGGGTTCTACACGACGCTGATGGCGCCGGTGGCGTTCGTGCAGCGTCCGCTGCGCTGGCTGCAGGAGATCTCCCGCACCAAAGCGACAGTCTCGGGCGGCCCAAACTTCGCTTATGAGCTCTGCCTCGACAAGATCACGCCGGAGCAGCGCGATCTCCTCGACCTCTCGCACTGGTCGGTGGCGTTTACAGGCGCGGAGCCGATCCGCCAAGAGACGCTGGACCGCTTTGCTGAGTATTTTGCGCCGTGCGGCTTCAAGAAAGAAGCGTTTTATCCGTGCTACGGGCTTGCGGAAGGCACGCTGTTTGTCACCGGGGGCAAGAAGACGGAACTGCCGATTGCGAACAGCTTCGACGGCGAGGAACTGGAGCACAACCGTGCCATCATCGTCACGGAGGAGTTGGAAGGGACCCGCACGCTGGTCTCCTCGGGCCGTTCCCCGCAGGCGCAGAAGGTGCGCGTCGTCGACCATGAGACGTTTACCGTCTGCGGCGAAGAGCAGGTCGGCGAGATCTGGGTCTCCGGCCCGTCGGTGGCGCAAGGCTATTGGAACCGCCCGGAGCAGACGCAAGCGACGTTTGGCGCGATGATTCCGGAGACGGGCGAAGGCCCTTTCCTGCGCACCGGTGATCTCGGCTTCCTCAAAGACGGAGAGCTGTACGTGACCGGACGGATGAAAGACCTGATCATCATCCGCGGGCGCAACCATTACCCGCAGGACATCGAGTTCACCGTCCAGGAGTGCCACCCGGCGATCGCCACCGGCAACCTGGCTGCATTCTCGGTGCTGATCGATGAGGAAGAGCGTCTGGTGATCACCGCCGAAGTCGAGCGCTCGATGCGCCGCTCCAACCTCGACGAAGTGGTCGCCACAGTCCGCCAGGCGGTCGCAGAGGCGCATGAGCTGCAGGTGTACGGCGTCGTGCTGCTCAAGCCGGCGAGCATCCCGAAGACCTCGTCGGGCAAGATCCAGCGCCACGCCTGCAAAGACCGCTTCCAACACGGCGGGCTGGAGGTGCTGAAGTCTGACGTGCTCGACCGCACCGTCGCGAACGCGGAGGGAGAGGAAGCATCCGATGTGCAGCTGAGCCGCGCCGACCTGCTCGCTGTCGCAGGAGAAGCCCGCAGCGCGCGCTTGGAGCAGTTTTTGCTGGCCCGGGCAGCGGAAGCGCTGAAAGTCTCGCCTGCGTCAGTCGGACGCGACAAGCCGCTCGGCGCGCTCGGCATGGACTCGCTAACGGCGGTCGAGCTGAAGCATGAGATCGAAGAAAGCCTCGGCGTCGACCTGCCGCTTGCCGTCCTGCTGGAAGGCCCGAGCGTGGCAACTTTGACGCAAGGCGTGCTTCAAGAGCTGGACGAAGCGGCCGAGGTGCAGGCGGACAGCAAGCCGATGACGCCGGGCGAATACCCGCTGTCACACGGCCAGCGCGCCCTGTACTTCCTGCAGCAGCTGAACCCGAACAGCGCGGCGTATCACATCGCCAGCGCGGTGCAGATCGGCGCTGGCCTCGATGTGGCCAAACTGCGCGCGGCGCTCGCTACCCTCGTGCTGCGCCATCCGCTCCTGCGGACCACGTTTGCTTACAACGGCGGCGAACCGCTGCAAGTCGTGCACGCGGCACTGGAGGTGCCGATGACCGTCGCCGATTCGGCTGCCTGGAGCGATGTGCAAGTGCAGACCGACATGTCGGGGCGCGTCAACGAATCGTTCGATCTGGAAAAAGGGCCGCTGCTGCGCGTGAACCTCTATCCGCGCCAGGGCGGCGAGCATGTGCTGCTGCTGGCGATGCACCACATCATTGTCGACTTCTGGTCGCTCGGCGTGATCGTGCAGGAGCTGTCTGCGCTGTACGGCGGGCAGGAGCTCCCGGCTGCGGGGACCGCCTATGCCGATTTTGCCGGCTGGCAGACCGAACTGCTGAACGGAAAAGCCGGGGCGGCGGCGCTCGACTACTGGCAGCAGGAACTGGCAGGCGAACTGCCGGTGCTGAACCTGCCGACCGACAATCCGCGCCCGTCCGCACAGTCCACCATCGGCGCGACGCTCTCCCGCAAGCTGAGCCCGGCCCTGACCGCGAGCGTGAAGCAGGCGGCGCAGGCGCATGGCACGACCGTTTTCACCACTTTGCTCGCCGCTTACCAAGTGCTCCTGCACCGCTATTCCGGTCAGGATGACATTCTCGTCGGCACCCCGACCGCCGGGCGCGGCAAAGCGAGATATGCGGACACCGTCGGCTATTTTGTCAACCCGGTCGTCGTGCGCGGCGATCTGTCGGCCAACCCGACGTTTGCCGAGCTGCTGCAAGCGGCGACGCAAAAAGTGCGCGGGGCGCTGGCCCATCAGGACTATCCGTTCCCGCTGCTCGTCGAAAAACTGGCGCCAAAGCGCGACCAGAGCTACTCGCCGATCTTCCAGGCGATGTTCGTGTTGCAAAAATCGCATTTGGATCAGGACGCTCTGACCGGATTTGCTCTCAACGACAGCGGGGCGGAGATGCTGCTTGGCGACCTGCCGCTGCAAGCGTGGGCACTGGAACGCCGCGCGGCGCAATTCGATATTACGCTTATGATGGCGGAAGTGAACGGACAGCTCGTCGCTTCCTTCGAATATGATCTTGGACTGTTTGACTCTGCTACGATCGAGCGCATGGCCGCTCACTATGAAATCCTGCTCGCAGCGCTGGTCAGCCAACCGGCGCTGGCGGTGGGCGAAGTGTCGATGCTGCCTGCTGCGGAGCGGGAACGACTGCTCGTGGAATGGAACCGCACCGCAGTCGATTTTGGCGCAGACGGCGCGTTGCATCGGCTGTTTGAAGCACAGGCGGCCCGCACGCCGGATGCGGTGGCCGTGGTGGTGGAAGACCGCCGGCTGACCTACCGCGAATTGAACGAAGCGGCGAACCGCCTCGCCCATCTTCTGCAAAGATCGGGTGTGGCTGCCGACGTGTTCGTCGGGGTCTGCATGGAGCGCTCGCCGGAGATGGTCGTGTCACTACTTGCGACGCTGAAAGCGGGCGGGGCGTATGTGCCGCTCGACCCGAGCTATCCGCAGGAGCGCCTCCGCTTCATTTTGGAAGATGCACAGCCGCCGGTGCTGCTGACGCAGGCGCATCTGCAAGAGCTGCTGCCTGCCGATGCAGGTGAAGTGCTGCTCGTGGATCGCGAAGATATTTCCGGGGAAATAGCGGAAAATCTGACAGCATCCGTCACGTCTGACAACTTGGCGTACGTCATCTTTACATCAGGTTCTACCGGCCGACCGAAAGGCGCGATGCTGCCGCACCGCGCGATCTGCAACCACATGCTGTGGATGCTGCGCGAGTTTGGCATCGGCGAGCAGGATCGCGTGTTGCAAAAGACGCCGTTTGGCTTTGACGCTTCGGTGTGGGAGTTTTGGGCGCCGTTGCTGGCGGGCGGTCAGCTGGTGCTGGCGAAACCGGGCGGGCATCAGGACCCGGTATATCTGGCCGAGGCTGTGAAAGCGCACGGCATCACGTTGATGCAGTTGGTGCCTTCCTTGCTGACCCTGATGCTGAATGGCAAGCTGCTCAGCGGCGCCGACACGCTGCGCCATGTCTTTGCCGGCGGGGAAGTGCTGTCGCCGCGTGATGCGACCGAAATGTTTTACCAACTGCCGAACGCACAGCTGGTCAACCTGTACGGTCCGACCGAAGCGTGTATCGATACGACGTCGTGGCGGGTGGTCTTCGATCCGCATGCCGACCCGGAGGTGGAAGAATGGGTGCAGCTGAGCCATTTCTGGCAGCAGCCGATCCCGATCGGCCGTCCGATCGCGAACGCGCAAGTCTTCCTGCTGGACGCACACCTCAACCCGGTGCCGACTGGAGTGGCCGGCGAACTGCACATCGGCGGCGCAGGTCTGGCCCGCGGCTATGTCGGGCGTCCTGACCTGACCGCAGAGAAGTTTATCGACACCCAATATGGCCGCCTGTACAAGACGGGCGATCTGGCGCGCTGGCTGGCGGATGGAACGCTCGATTTCCTCGGCCGCATCGACGATCAGGTGAAAGTGCGCGGCTTCCGCATCGAGCTCGGCGAGATCGAAGCGGTCTTGCTTCGCCACGAAGGTGTGCAGGAAGCGGTCGTCATCGCACGGGAAGACGCGCTGGGCGATCAGCGCCTCGTCGCCTATGTGGTCGCAGCAGGGGAACTTGCTGCGCTCGACCTGCGCGATTTTGCACAACGCATTTTGCCCGACTATATGGTGCCGTCTGCGTATGTGCAGCTCGAAGCGTTCCCGCTGTTGCCAAACGGCAAAGTCAACCGCCGCGCGCTGCCGCGCCCGGAAGCGACGCAGCCAGGGGAATACGTGGCGCCGCGCAACGAGGTGGAGTCGACGCTGGCTTGGATTTTCTCGCTCCTGCTCGGCGCGCCGCAAGTCGGCATCACCGACAACTTCTTCGATCTCGGCGGCCACTCGCTGCTGGCGATCCAAGCGGTCGCGCGCATCTCCGACATCTTGCAAGTCCAGCTCGATCTGCGCACCCTGTTTGAGCACCCGACGGTCGAACGCCTCGCCCAACAGATCGAGCGGATGGAACGCAAAGCGTTGCCGCCGATTCGGAAGGCGGACCGCACCGGTCATCTGCCGCTGTCGTTTGCGCAGGAGCGCCTGTGGTTCTTCGAGGAGCTTCAAGGCGGCACGGCCGCCTACAACATTCCGGGCGGACTGCGGCTGAGAGGCAGCCTCGACATCGCGGCGCTGGAACAGAGCCTGAACTTGATCCTGACCCGCCACGAAGCGCTGCGCACATCGTTTGCCACCGTCGACGGCCAGCCGAAGCAGGTGATCGCCGACGCGGCCAAAGTGCCGTTTGCGGTGATCGATCTGCTCGGTCTGCCGGAAGCGGACCGTGAAATGGAAGCGGTGCGGATCATGAACGAAGAAGCGCGCAAACCGTTTACACTCTCTGAAGTGCCGCTCGTGCGCGCCAATCTGCTGCGGATGGGCAACGAAGACCACATCCTGCTGCTCACGTTGCACCACATCGTGGCGGACGGCTGGTCGCTCGGGATCTTGATGCGCCACCTGACCTGGTTCTATCTGGCGCTCACCCAAGGCAACCTGCTGCCCGACTTTGAACTGCCGATCCAGTACGCCGACTATGCCCAGTGGCAAAAAGGCCTCGGCCCTGTGATCGACGGGCAGCTGGGCTATTGGAAACAGCAGCTCGGCGGCGAACTGACCGTCCTGCAGCTGCCGACCGACAAGCCGCGCCCGGCGGTGAAAACGTACAACGGCGCGTCTCGCGCGCTGACGCTCGGCCAACGCTTGAGCGAAGCGGTAAACCGACTGGCCCAGCAGAGCGGCGTCACGTTGTACATGACTCTGCTCGCGGCGTTCCAGTCGCTGCTCTACCGCTATACGGGACAGGATGACATCCTCGTCGGCTCCCCGGCTGCCGGGCGCAACCGCGTCGAAGTCTCCGATCTGATCGGCTTTTTCGTCAACACGCTGGTCATGCGCACCCGCCTGAACGAAGGCGAGTTGACTTTCCAAGAGCTGCTCCTGCGCGTGCGCGACACGTCGATCGACGCGTTCGCCAACCAGGATGTGCCGTTTGAAATGCTGCTCGACGAGCTGCAGCCGGAGCGCAACATGAGCCAGACACCGCTGTTCCAAGTGATGTTCGCGCTGCAAAACGCCCCGTTCGATCTGACCATGCCGGGCTTGGAGACGAAGCTGCTCGAAGGCGACAGCGGCACCGCCAAGTTCGACCTGACCTTGCAGGCGACCGAGACGGAGCGCGGGATTGAGCTCAAGCTGGAATACAACACCGACCTGTACGAAGCGGCGACGATCGACCGCATGCTCGGCCATTATGCGACCCTGCTCCAAGGGGCGGTCGCAGCGCCTGATCAAAAGCTGAAAGCTCTGCCGCTGCTCACAGATGCGGAAGAGCAGCAGCAGCTGGTCGAATGGAACCGGACGGCGGCCGACTACCCGAGCGATGCCACCTTGCACAGCCTGTTTGAAGCATGGGTGGAGCAGCAACCGGAGACGGTGGCGGTCGTCTGCGGAGACTCCAGGCTGACCTACGCCGAGCTGAACGCCCGCGCCAACCGGCTGGCACATGCGCTGCAAAAGCAAGGCGTCGGCCCGGACGCGTTTGTCGGCATCTGCCTCGAGCGTTCGCCGGAGCTGCTCGTCGCGATCTTCGGCACGCTGAAGGCGGGCGGCGCGTACGTGCCGCTCGACCCGGCCCATCCGAAAGACCGCCTGCGCTTCATCCTCGACGATGCCAAGCCGTCCGTCCTGCTCACCCAGGCATCTCTGCTGGAGATCTTCGCAGGTGCGGGAGTGCCGACCCTGCTGCTCGACAGCACCGGGGAAGCTTTTGCAAACGAAAGTGCCGCCAACCCGCCGCAGGCGGTCACGCCGGATCGGCTGAGCTACATGCTCTACACCTCCGGCACGACCGGTCTGCCGAAAGGGGCGCTTCTGCAGCATCGCGGCGTGGTCAACATGCTGCACGACTTCATCACCCGCAAGCAAGTCGAGCCGGGCGCGCCGTTTGCGCTGTGGGCGAACTACGGATTCGACCTGTCCGTGCTGGAGATGTTCACCTGCTTCATGGACGGCGGTTCGCTCCACATCATGCCGGACGAGTTCAGAAGCGATTCGCTCGCCTACTTCCGCTGGCTGGAGGAGCACAGTATCGAATGCGGCTTCATCGCGCCGTTTATGGTCAAGGACTTCATCCAGTGGCTCGATGAGCAGCCGCGTAAGATCTGTCTGCAGCGTATCCTGATCGGGGTCGAGCCGGTGCTGGAGCCGCTGGTGGCGGAACTGGTGCAACGCTTGCCGGAGCTGCTGGTCATCAATGGCTACGGCCCGACAGAAGCTTCGATCTGCGCCACCTTGTACACGTTCGACCCGGCCATGGTCAGCGAGCGCAACCTGCCGATCGGCAGAGCGGTGCAAAACACCGAGCTGTACATTTTCGACCCGCATCAGCAGCTGGTGCCGGTCGGCGTGACTGGCGAACTCTATGTCGGCGGCACCGGCCTCGCCCGCGGTTACCTGAACCGTGCAGAGCTGAATGCAGAGCGGTTTGTCCCGCATCCGTTCAAGCCTGGGGAGCGCCTGTACCGCACCGGCGATGTGGTGCGCTACCTGCCGGACGGCAACATCGAGTACGTTTCGCGCATCGACCATCAGGTGAAAGTGCGCGGTTACCGCATCGAGCTTGGCGAGATCGAAGCGGTGCTCACTCAGCATCCGAAAGTCCTGCAGACGGTCGTCCTCGCCCGCGCTGACGGCGGCGACAAATACATTGCCGCGTACATTGTGCCGCAGGGCGACGAAGCGCCGACCTCGGCAGAGCTGCGCCGCGACCTGAAAGACAAACTGCCGATCTACATGATCCCGAGCGCGTTTGTCATGCTCGATGCGATCCCGCTGACCACCAACGGCAAAGTCGACCGCAAAGCGCTGCCCGAGCCGGTGATGAGCCGCACGGTGGAATACGTCGCACCGCGCACCCCGGCCGAAGCGAAGATGGCCGACATCTGGGCGGAGGTGCTCGGCGTGGAAAAAGTCGGCATTCATGACAACTTCTTCGACCTTGGCGGCCACTCGCTGCTCGCCACACAGCTTGTCACCCGCGTCCGCACCGCTTTCTCGGTGGAGTTGCCGGTGCGCTCTCTGTTCGAAGTGGCGACGATCGCCGAACTTGGGGCGATGGTCGAAAGCTTGCAGCAAAAAGAGGCCGCGGCGCCCCCGCAGCCGGAATTGAAGAAGCTCAACCGGCAGGCCCGAAAGCTCTAG